One window from the genome of Pyrus communis chromosome 16, drPyrComm1.1, whole genome shotgun sequence encodes:
- the LOC137720352 gene encoding serine/threonine-protein phosphatase PP1 isozyme 4-like, which translates to MASQGQGGMDPAVVDDIIKRLTEVRLARPGKQVQLSEAEIKQLCGASREIFLQQPNLLELEAPIKICGDIHGQYSDLLRLFEYGGFPPSANYLFLGDYVDRGKQSLETICLLLAYKIKYPENFFLLRGNHECASINRIYGFYDECKRRFNVRLWKSFTDSFNCLPVAALIDDKILCMHGGLSPDLTNLDQIRNLTRPTAVPDTGLLCDLLWSDPGRDVKGWGMNDRGVSYTFGADKVAEFLMKHDLDLVCRAHQVVEDGYEFFADRQLVTIFSAPNYCGEFDNAGAMMSVDENLMCSFQILKPAEKKSKFMMSTKM; encoded by the exons ATGGCATCGCAGGGCCAGGGAGGGATGGACCCTGCCGTGGTCGACGACATAATCAAGCGGCTCACGGAGGTCCGATTGGCCAGGCCGGGTAAGCAGGTTCAGCTCTCGGAGGCGGAGATCAAACAGCTCTGTGGCGCTTCCAGGGAAATCTTTCTTCAGCAGCCCAATTTGCTCGAGCTCGAAGCCCCAATCAAAATTTGCG GTGACATTCATGGACAATACAGTGACCTTTTAAGGCTATTTGAATATGGTGGTTTTCCTCCCAGTGCAAATTATCTGTTCCTAGGTGACTATGTGGATCGTGGCAAGCAGAGTTTAGAAACAATATGCCTCTTGCTTGCCTATAAAATTAAGTATCCGGAGAACTTCTTTCTGCTGAGAGGAAATCATGAATGTGCTTCTATTAATCGTATCTATGGATTCTATGACGAGTGCAAGCGACGATTTAACGTGAGACTTTGGAAATCCTTCACAGACAGCTTTAACTGCCTTCCTGTGGCAGCTCTTATAGATGACAAAATTTTATGCATGCATGGTGGTCTTTCCCCTGATTTGACAAACTTGGATCAGATCAGAAACTTGACTCGTCCAACTGCTGTTCCTGATACTGGATTGCTTTGCGATTTGCTATGGTCAGATCCTGGTAGAGATGTTAAGGGATGGGGAATGAATGACAGAGGTGTCTCGTATACATTCGGCGCTGATAAGGTGGCAGAATTCTTAATGAAACACGATTTGGACCTTGTTTGTCGTGCTCATCAG GTTGTGGAAGATGGTTATGAGTTCTTTGCGGACAGGCAACTTGTTACAATTTTTTCAGCTCCCAACTACTGTGGTGAGTTTGACAATGCTGGTGCAATGATGAGTGTAGATGAAAACTTAATGTGCTCTTTCCAGATTCTTAAGCCAGCTGAGAAAAAATCCAAGTTCATGATGTCAACAAAAATGTGA